Proteins from one Staphylococcus saprophyticus subsp. saprophyticus ATCC 15305 = NCTC 7292 genomic window:
- a CDS encoding monooxygenase, translated as MVTILQVDFPLEGPFGEAMAQQFEDLAKSINDEPGFLWKIWTENESEQEAGGIYAFDTYDNAQQYLNRHRTRLNSMGVSKVNAKYFDINEGLTTITNGRID; from the coding sequence ATGGTCACTATTTTACAAGTTGATTTTCCATTAGAAGGTCCTTTTGGAGAAGCCATGGCACAACAATTTGAAGATTTAGCAAAGTCAATTAATGATGAACCAGGATTTTTGTGGAAAATTTGGACAGAAAATGAATCTGAACAAGAAGCTGGTGGTATTTACGCTTTTGATACTTACGACAATGCACAACAATATTTAAACAGGCATCGTACTCGTTTAAACTCAATGGGTGTTTCAAAAGTTAATGCTAAATATTTTGACATTAACGAAGGCCTTACAACAATTACGAACGGACGCATCGATTGA
- a CDS encoding DUF1440 domain-containing protein → MYNISIKRVVITGVIGGLLAGAVKMGWEGLVPPRTPERDEEPPPVTMMKVFNVPDKIRHASYVYNDNEVPLAVMGIHYGFSVTNATLYALLSEQSESVTAWKGGLFGIGVHVLFHEFVLPKLKLTPERDELPPEEHFSELLGHMVWMYTIDLVRTSVK, encoded by the coding sequence ATGTATAATATTTCAATCAAACGTGTAGTAATCACTGGTGTTATTGGTGGACTGTTAGCTGGTGCTGTAAAAATGGGCTGGGAAGGTTTGGTACCGCCACGTACACCTGAACGAGATGAAGAACCACCGCCTGTCACAATGATGAAGGTATTCAATGTACCAGATAAAATACGGCATGCATCATATGTATATAATGATAATGAAGTGCCATTAGCGGTGATGGGTATCCATTATGGATTTTCTGTAACAAATGCGACACTGTATGCGTTATTAAGCGAGCAATCTGAATCTGTTACGGCTTGGAAAGGTGGCTTGTTTGGCATAGGTGTGCATGTGTTATTCCATGAATTTGTCTTACCGAAACTTAAACTTACGCCAGAACGTGACGAACTGCCACCCGAAGAACATTTCTCCGAATTGCTAGGTCATATGGTATGGATGTATACAATTGACTTGGTGAGAACATCAGTAAAATAA
- a CDS encoding sialate O-acetylesterase — MKSILLIGQSNMAGRGFIDEVPPIIDERMMMLRNGKWQMMEEPIHSDRSVAGIGPAASFAKLWLDKHPNETIGLIPCADGGTTIDDWAPDQILTRHALAEATFAQETSEIIGILWHQGESDSLNQRYQDYDKKLKTLINYFREQLNIPEVPFIVGLLPDFLGKAAFGQSAVEYAQINEALKRVTQLTTNSYYVTAQDITANPDAIHINANSQRLLGMRYFAAFSRQTHINQPLPEEKEAETILYKTQYTKNEQMYMLVSKFSKNEITYEAFIEGMGKLQS, encoded by the coding sequence ATGAAATCAATTCTACTAATAGGTCAATCAAATATGGCGGGACGTGGATTTATAGATGAAGTACCGCCCATCATTGATGAACGGATGATGATGTTAAGAAATGGTAAGTGGCAAATGATGGAGGAGCCGATTCACAGTGATCGCTCAGTCGCTGGCATTGGTCCGGCTGCTTCTTTTGCAAAATTGTGGTTGGATAAACACCCAAATGAAACGATTGGTTTAATTCCGTGCGCTGACGGTGGTACAACGATTGATGATTGGGCACCGGATCAAATACTGACACGACACGCACTTGCAGAGGCGACATTTGCTCAAGAAACGAGTGAAATCATTGGGATATTGTGGCATCAAGGTGAGAGTGATAGCTTAAATCAACGCTACCAAGACTATGACAAGAAATTGAAAACGTTGATCAATTATTTTAGAGAACAGTTAAATATTCCTGAAGTACCATTTATTGTCGGATTATTACCTGACTTTTTAGGCAAAGCAGCATTTGGTCAAAGTGCAGTAGAATATGCACAAATCAATGAGGCACTCAAACGTGTTACGCAATTAACAACAAATTCTTATTACGTCACGGCACAAGATATTACGGCTAATCCAGATGCTATTCATATCAATGCCAACTCACAACGCTTATTGGGCATGCGTTATTTTGCCGCTTTCTCGAGACAAACACACATCAATCAGCCATTACCGGAAGAAAAAGAGGCAGAGACTATACTCTATAAAACGCAATATACGAAAAATGAACAGATGTATATGCTTGTTTCGAAGTTTTCAAAGAATGAAATCACATATGAAGCATTTATTGAGGGCATGGGTAAACTTCAGTCATAA
- a CDS encoding NAD-dependent epimerase/dehydratase family protein, whose product MTKLFVTGATGLIGTKLTQRLLQEGYEVAGFTTSQQGKAKLVDAGVEAYIGDILKYDTVEAAISDYKPDIIMNGITDLKNVDMSANIKVRIEGTKNLVEAALKNNVKQMQSQSIAFTYEGGDTLATEETPLDTQSTGDRKITVDGVEVLETETARIENSVVLRYGLLYGPGTWYGKDGMIYNSFKEDTVTMTDGVQSFIHIDDAVEVAIQALNFESGIYNVADDEPVKGDVWAAWYADLLNVNPQLNIQPAEAHERGASNAKFRDHGSKLIYPSWKQGMEPIK is encoded by the coding sequence ATCACAAAATTATTCGTAACAGGTGCTACTGGATTAATCGGCACTAAATTAACACAAAGATTATTACAAGAAGGCTATGAGGTCGCTGGCTTTACAACTTCGCAACAAGGTAAAGCGAAACTTGTAGATGCAGGCGTCGAAGCTTACATTGGAGATATTTTAAAATATGATACTGTCGAAGCTGCAATTTCAGATTATAAACCAGACATTATCATGAATGGAATTACAGATTTAAAAAATGTAGACATGTCCGCAAATATAAAAGTAAGAATTGAAGGTACGAAAAACCTTGTTGAAGCAGCGTTAAAAAACAATGTAAAACAAATGCAATCCCAAAGTATTGCCTTTACTTATGAAGGTGGCGATACTCTAGCTACAGAGGAGACACCACTGGATACTCAATCAACTGGCGACCGTAAGATTACAGTGGATGGCGTAGAAGTTTTAGAAACTGAAACTGCACGTATCGAAAATAGTGTTGTGCTTCGTTATGGCTTACTTTATGGACCAGGCACATGGTATGGCAAAGATGGTATGATTTATAACTCATTTAAAGAAGATACTGTCACAATGACAGATGGCGTTCAATCATTTATCCATATCGATGATGCTGTTGAAGTTGCGATTCAGGCACTTAACTTTGAATCAGGCATCTATAATGTAGCGGATGATGAACCAGTTAAAGGAGATGTTTGGGCAGCATGGTACGCTGATTTATTAAACGTTAATCCACAACTCAATATCCAACCAGCTGAAGCTCATGAAAGAGGTGCTTCTAATGCTAAATTCCGAGATCATGGCAGTAAACTGATTTATCCTTCTTGGAAACAAGGCATGGAGCCAATTAAATAA
- a CDS encoding ABC transporter permease gives MKSTYFVMKEQLTNLYLIRRLAEFQLRISNKNNYLGMAWELINPIMQIAVFWFIFGLALRSNKMMEGVPFIYWLIVGISMWFFINEGVLEGSKSIISKFNQVAKMNFPLSIIPSYVVFSKFYGHLFLLIIVMIICFIGGYHPSIYTLQLLLYLVYALILTNAIALVASTLSILVRDIHLILQALMRMVFFVSSILYLPNNDIVMFVMKLNPIYFLAEGYRAAILHHEWYFITHWHLTIYNIVLVILLYILGSIIHMHFRDRFADFM, from the coding sequence ATGAAATCAACGTATTTTGTAATGAAAGAACAATTGACTAATTTATATTTAATAAGAAGATTAGCTGAATTTCAGTTAAGAATTTCTAATAAGAACAATTATTTAGGCATGGCATGGGAATTAATTAATCCGATTATGCAAATTGCGGTTTTTTGGTTTATCTTTGGTTTGGCACTTAGAAGTAATAAGATGATGGAAGGTGTTCCATTTATTTACTGGCTAATTGTTGGTATTAGTATGTGGTTTTTTATAAACGAAGGTGTCTTAGAAGGTAGTAAATCTATCATATCAAAGTTTAATCAAGTAGCTAAAATGAATTTTCCACTTTCGATAATTCCAAGTTATGTCGTTTTCAGTAAATTTTATGGGCATCTATTTTTATTAATCATTGTTATGATTATTTGTTTTATTGGAGGATATCATCCCTCTATATATACGTTACAATTACTTCTATACTTAGTTTATGCACTTATTTTAACAAATGCTATTGCATTAGTAGCATCCACATTAAGTATATTAGTTCGAGACATCCATTTAATTTTACAAGCTTTAATGAGAATGGTTTTCTTTGTTTCTTCGATATTATATTTACCTAATAACGACATAGTGATGTTCGTTATGAAATTAAATCCCATTTATTTTCTAGCAGAAGGATATAGAGCAGCAATATTACATCATGAATGGTATTTTATTACCCACTGGCATTTAACAATATATAATATTGTGCTTGTTATTTTGCTTTATATATTGGGTTCAATCATACATATGCATTTTAGAGATAGATTTGCTGATTTTATGTAA
- a CDS encoding ornithine cyclodeaminase family protein: protein MRYIDAQEQAQLLNMEEIVEAVADSLKAYSEGETDTPLRYSLPFNEANRYLVMPALSDTLKVAGVKTVTVAPNNSEIGKPTIVGSVTLSDYETGETLAVLEGSYLTKIRTGAISGVATKYLAREQAKTLCVIGTGDQAEGLIEAVLAVRDIERIQFYNRTYDKALKFSKDVEHQHRDLELYVYEDVESAMTDADIIVTATNATTPVFQKHLSPGVHVNAVGSFKPDMQELPSQAIAEADKVVVEAHEAAMAETGDLINPVNEGVFAKDGLHGELGHIVSGKLAGRLSDEEITIFKSVGVAIVDIVVANYFYQKAVKQ, encoded by the coding sequence ATGCGTTATATAGATGCACAAGAACAAGCACAATTATTAAATATGGAAGAAATCGTAGAAGCGGTGGCAGACTCACTTAAAGCATATTCTGAAGGTGAAACAGACACACCATTGCGATATTCTTTACCATTCAATGAAGCCAATCGGTATCTGGTCATGCCTGCACTTTCTGATACGCTGAAAGTAGCTGGTGTTAAGACGGTCACCGTAGCTCCAAATAATTCAGAAATTGGTAAGCCTACCATTGTTGGTTCCGTAACACTTTCAGATTATGAAACTGGTGAAACATTAGCAGTGTTAGAAGGTTCATACTTAACGAAAATACGTACAGGCGCAATCTCGGGTGTTGCTACAAAATATTTAGCACGTGAACAAGCTAAGACGCTATGTGTAATTGGAACGGGTGATCAAGCAGAAGGACTGATAGAAGCGGTACTTGCTGTGAGAGATATTGAACGTATTCAATTTTATAATCGTACTTATGACAAAGCACTTAAATTTTCAAAAGATGTCGAGCATCAACATCGTGATTTAGAGTTATATGTATATGAAGATGTTGAATCAGCAATGACTGATGCAGATATAATTGTGACTGCAACGAATGCGACAACACCAGTATTTCAGAAACATTTATCACCAGGGGTACATGTTAATGCAGTTGGTTCTTTTAAACCTGATATGCAAGAACTGCCATCTCAAGCTATTGCAGAGGCAGATAAAGTCGTAGTGGAGGCTCATGAAGCGGCTATGGCTGAAACAGGTGATTTAATCAATCCAGTTAATGAAGGTGTGTTTGCTAAAGATGGATTACATGGTGAATTAGGGCATATCGTTTCGGGGAAATTAGCAGGACGGTTGTCTGATGAAGAAATAACCATTTTCAAATCTGTTGGTGTCGCAATTGTAGATATCGTTGTGGCGAATTACTTTTATCAAAAAGCAGTAAAACAATAA
- a CDS encoding 3-hydroxybutyrate dehydrogenase, translating to MVKDKVTIITGAASGIGLAIAKVFLENGAKVVLADLNEDKLIQETDALKSQGYDCMPIKVNVTDEQAVKAMINQTVEQYGRLDILFNNAGLQHVESIESFPTEKFRQMIDIMLTGSFIGTKYALPIMKQQQSGRILNMASINGVIGFAGKAAYNSAKHGIIGLTKVTALETATEGITVNAICPGYIDTPLVRNQMDDLAKERGVAVEQVLEDVLYPFIPQKRLLDIKDIADYALFLCSDSAKSVTGQAILIDGGYTVQ from the coding sequence TTGGTAAAAGATAAAGTAACAATTATTACAGGCGCAGCGAGTGGTATTGGGCTAGCGATAGCAAAAGTATTTTTAGAAAATGGTGCCAAAGTGGTGCTTGCTGATTTGAATGAAGATAAATTAATTCAAGAAACAGATGCATTGAAATCCCAGGGATATGACTGTATGCCAATAAAAGTGAATGTCACAGATGAACAAGCTGTCAAAGCTATGATCAATCAAACAGTTGAACAATATGGACGCTTAGATATTTTATTTAATAATGCAGGGCTACAGCATGTTGAAAGTATCGAATCATTCCCAACAGAAAAGTTCAGACAGATGATTGATATTATGTTGACGGGTAGTTTTATAGGTACAAAATATGCGTTACCTATTATGAAACAACAACAATCAGGACGTATTTTAAATATGGCATCAATTAATGGTGTGATTGGCTTTGCCGGTAAGGCGGCTTATAATAGCGCGAAACACGGGATTATTGGTTTAACAAAAGTAACCGCATTAGAGACCGCTACAGAAGGTATTACAGTGAATGCTATCTGTCCAGGTTATATTGATACACCGTTAGTGCGTAATCAAATGGATGATTTAGCTAAAGAACGTGGTGTGGCAGTAGAACAAGTACTTGAAGACGTTTTATATCCTTTTATTCCTCAAAAACGCTTGTTAGATATTAAAGATATTGCTGACTATGCTTTATTCTTGTGTAGCGATAGTGCGAAAAGTGTCACGGGACAAGCGATTTTGATAGATGGTGGTTACACGGTTCAATAG
- a CDS encoding 3-oxoacid CoA-transferase subunit B translates to MDKKVQRQKIIQRAAKEIKSDMVINLGIGMPTLVANEMNDHVENVYFQSENGLLGIGPYPTENEVDPDLINAGKETVTAAKGASYFDNAESFAMIRGGHIDLAILGGMEVSETGDLANYMIPGKLVKGMGGAMDLVVGAQKVVVIMDHMNKHGESKIKSQCELPLTGAGVVNTLITDLAVFQFEAGVVKLVELQPDTTLEDVEAHTDAHFENHLK, encoded by the coding sequence ATGGATAAAAAAGTACAACGACAGAAAATTATCCAACGTGCTGCTAAAGAAATTAAAAGTGATATGGTAATTAATCTAGGTATTGGTATGCCTACATTGGTTGCGAATGAAATGAATGACCATGTTGAAAATGTTTACTTTCAATCTGAAAATGGCTTACTTGGTATCGGACCATATCCGACTGAAAATGAAGTGGATCCAGACTTAATCAATGCAGGGAAAGAAACTGTAACAGCTGCTAAAGGGGCGTCTTACTTTGACAATGCAGAATCATTTGCGATGATTCGAGGCGGTCATATCGATTTAGCCATACTTGGTGGCATGGAAGTCTCAGAAACAGGGGACTTAGCGAATTATATGATTCCAGGCAAACTTGTTAAAGGTATGGGCGGCGCGATGGATTTAGTAGTCGGAGCACAAAAAGTAGTTGTCATTATGGATCATATGAATAAACATGGTGAGTCCAAAATAAAATCACAATGTGAATTACCGTTAACAGGTGCTGGTGTAGTCAATACGTTGATTACAGATTTAGCTGTTTTCCAATTTGAAGCGGGTGTCGTGAAACTCGTTGAATTACAACCTGACACAACTTTAGAAGATGTTGAAGCACATACGGATGCACATTTTGAAAATCATTTAAAGTAG
- a CDS encoding CoA transferase subunit A codes for MSKVIKDIHTAFEGLEDGMTVLAGGFGLCGIPEHSIEAIRTKGTKGLTVVSNNCGVDDFGLGRLLEYKQIDKMISSYVGENKIFEQQLINGELDVELTPQGTLAEKLRSGGAGIPAFYTKTGVGTPIAEGKETREFDGETYLMERTLTGDFGIVKAQKSDTFGNLVFEKTARNFNPLCAMAAKTTVVEVEELVEVGEIDPDAVHMSGVYVDYIYVGEHFEKRIEKRTVKEANHG; via the coding sequence ATGTCGAAAGTAATAAAAGATATACATACAGCTTTTGAAGGATTGGAAGATGGAATGACAGTACTTGCTGGGGGCTTTGGGTTATGTGGTATTCCTGAGCATAGTATTGAAGCAATTCGTACAAAAGGTACAAAAGGCTTAACTGTTGTGAGTAACAACTGCGGCGTAGATGACTTCGGCTTAGGCCGTTTATTAGAATATAAGCAAATAGATAAAATGATTAGTTCCTATGTAGGGGAAAATAAAATATTTGAACAACAACTGATTAATGGTGAATTGGATGTTGAATTGACACCGCAAGGCACACTAGCTGAAAAGTTACGTTCTGGAGGCGCGGGCATACCGGCTTTTTATACAAAAACAGGTGTCGGTACACCCATTGCGGAAGGTAAAGAAACGCGTGAATTTGATGGAGAAACGTATTTAATGGAACGCACACTAACAGGCGACTTTGGTATTGTTAAAGCACAAAAATCAGATACATTCGGGAATTTAGTGTTTGAAAAAACAGCACGGAACTTCAATCCATTATGTGCGATGGCAGCTAAAACAACGGTCGTTGAAGTAGAAGAACTTGTAGAGGTAGGAGAAATTGACCCGGATGCCGTTCATATGTCAGGTGTGTATGTAGATTACATCTATGTCGGTGAACATTTTGAAAAACGTATTGAAAAGCGTACAGTGAAGGAGGCCAATCATGGATAA
- a CDS encoding GNAT family N-acetyltransferase, protein MVEFRELTMGDELMYCDYMREWIDHDEKIVPTITNITKYSDFEELVHELADNKSHDESVDNTTLFLIEDDEIIGAANIRHNLNEQLKKIGGHVGYGIRKKHRGKGFGNKILKKSLDYLSRIGVQEALVTCTEDNEASAAVIKHNGGEEIESSTLEDGTVVRRFQIEIA, encoded by the coding sequence ATGGTTGAATTTAGAGAGTTAACAATGGGTGACGAATTAATGTATTGTGATTATATGAGAGAGTGGATTGATCATGATGAAAAAATTGTCCCTACAATTACAAATATTACAAAATATAGTGATTTTGAAGAGTTAGTACATGAATTAGCTGATAATAAGTCACATGATGAATCAGTGGATAATACCACATTATTCTTAATAGAGGATGATGAAATTATCGGTGCGGCGAACATTCGTCACAATTTAAATGAGCAACTTAAAAAAATAGGCGGCCATGTTGGCTACGGTATCCGTAAGAAACATCGTGGCAAAGGGTTTGGTAATAAAATCCTGAAAAAATCATTGGATTACCTATCAAGAATCGGTGTTCAAGAAGCATTAGTAACATGTACGGAAGATAATGAAGCGTCAGCAGCAGTCATTAAGCATAACGGTGGCGAAGAAATTGAATCATCGACACTAGAAGATGGCACAGTTGTCCGCCGTTTCCAAATTGAAATAGCGTAA
- a CDS encoding GNAT family N-acetyltransferase yields the protein MHKNLGLHFTTQRLIIRPLEENDYESWLSEFVNRKPSQYRHDKGQVDMSDATEPWFAAMVTRQQQAIEADDLYIFGIFDKAHQHIGMLNIKNLSRDQFQWAEIGYFIHNQYWHQGFAYEALTELVKQTRDTLHFHRIEAHINLDNNPSIQLIEKLGFQFECLRKGFIFENDQWTDHYVYYINTHDNHL from the coding sequence ATGCATAAAAATTTGGGGTTGCATTTCACTACACAACGTCTTATCATTAGACCGTTGGAAGAAAATGATTATGAATCATGGTTAAGTGAATTTGTAAATAGAAAGCCATCACAATATAGGCATGACAAAGGTCAAGTAGATATGTCAGATGCTACAGAACCTTGGTTCGCGGCAATGGTGACTAGACAGCAACAAGCGATTGAAGCGGATGATTTATATATATTTGGTATTTTTGATAAAGCGCATCAACATATAGGTATGCTCAATATTAAGAACTTAAGTAGAGATCAATTCCAATGGGCTGAAATTGGCTATTTTATTCATAATCAATATTGGCATCAAGGATTTGCTTACGAAGCTTTGACTGAATTAGTAAAACAAACACGAGACACATTACATTTTCATAGAATTGAAGCGCATATTAATTTGGATAATAATCCATCTATCCAATTGATTGAAAAGTTAGGCTTTCAATTCGAATGTCTGCGCAAAGGTTTTATTTTTGAAAATGACCAATGGACAGATCATTATGTGTATTATATCAACACACATGATAATCATTTATAA
- a CDS encoding kinase: protein MTKLIIIRGNSGSGKTTIAQKLQHTLGTGVMLVGQDDIRRNMLNVSDQPNNLAIQLIEDIVNYGIAHCDYVILEGILNSAKYGSMIERLMNQINVDAYAYYFKLPFHETVRRHHLKDETDFGEEAMMRWFVENDILKVNQETYLYQEMSENEIIRKILEDII, encoded by the coding sequence ATGACAAAGTTAATCATCATTAGAGGTAACTCTGGCAGTGGAAAGACAACGATCGCACAGAAATTACAACATACATTAGGCACAGGTGTGATGTTAGTAGGGCAAGATGACATACGTCGCAATATGTTGAATGTATCTGACCAACCTAATAATTTAGCCATTCAACTTATAGAAGACATTGTGAATTATGGCATCGCACATTGCGATTATGTTATTTTAGAAGGTATTTTAAATAGTGCTAAATACGGTTCAATGATTGAGCGCTTAATGAATCAAATTAACGTAGACGCATACGCTTATTATTTCAAACTACCATTTCATGAAACAGTAAGAAGACACCATTTGAAAGATGAAACAGATTTTGGTGAAGAAGCAATGATGCGTTGGTTTGTTGAAAATGACATATTAAAGGTAAACCAAGAAACGTATCTATACCAAGAAATGTCTGAAAATGAAATAATAAGGAAGATTCTAGAAGATATCATTTAA
- a CDS encoding glycine C-acetyltransferase has translation MVQSLHGFLDENIQYLKDNGLYNEIDTIEGANGPEITINGKNYVNLSSNNYLGLATNEDLKQAAKDAIDTHGVGAGAVRSINGTLDVHDELEKTLAEFKGTEAAIAYQSGFNCNMAAISAVMNKNDAILSDELNHASIIDGCRLSKAKIIRVNHSDMEDLRAKAKEAVESGQYNKVMYITDGVFSMDGDVAKLPEIVEIAEEFGLITYVDDAHGSGVMGKGAGTVKHFGLQDKIDFQIGTLSKAIGVVGGYVAGTQSLIDWLKAQSRPFLFSTSLAPGDTKAITEAVKKLMASTELHDKLWENGNYLKDGLKKLGFDIGNSESPITPVIIGDEKETQAFSRRLKEEGVYVKSIVFPTVPKGTGRVRNMPTAAHTKEMLDQALAAFEKVGKELGTIK, from the coding sequence GTGGTTCAATCACTACATGGCTTTTTAGATGAAAATATTCAATATTTAAAAGATAATGGTTTATATAATGAGATAGATACAATTGAAGGCGCCAATGGACCTGAAATTACTATCAATGGGAAAAATTATGTTAACTTATCTTCAAACAATTATTTAGGACTAGCAACAAACGAAGATTTGAAACAAGCAGCAAAAGATGCAATTGATACACATGGTGTAGGTGCCGGTGCTGTGCGTTCAATCAATGGGACATTAGATGTACATGATGAATTAGAGAAAACACTTGCTGAATTTAAAGGTACTGAAGCAGCAATTGCATATCAATCTGGATTCAACTGTAATATGGCTGCCATTTCAGCAGTTATGAATAAAAATGATGCAATTCTTTCTGATGAATTAAATCATGCATCTATTATTGATGGTTGTCGTTTATCTAAAGCGAAGATTATTCGTGTAAACCATTCAGATATGGAAGATTTACGCGCTAAAGCAAAAGAAGCCGTTGAATCAGGACAATACAATAAAGTAATGTACATTACTGATGGTGTTTTCAGTATGGATGGTGATGTTGCTAAACTACCAGAAATCGTAGAAATTGCTGAAGAATTTGGCTTAATCACATATGTTGATGATGCACATGGTTCTGGTGTTATGGGTAAAGGTGCTGGTACGGTTAAACATTTTGGCTTACAAGACAAGATTGATTTCCAAATTGGTACATTATCAAAAGCGATTGGTGTCGTTGGCGGTTATGTAGCAGGTACGCAATCATTAATCGACTGGTTAAAAGCACAATCAAGACCTTTCTTATTCTCAACTTCTTTAGCACCTGGAGATACGAAAGCCATCACAGAAGCAGTTAAAAAACTAATGGCTTCTACAGAATTACATGATAAACTTTGGGAAAATGGCAATTATCTTAAAGATGGTTTGAAAAAATTAGGCTTTGATATAGGTAATTCGGAATCTCCAATCACACCTGTTATTATTGGTGATGAAAAAGAAACACAAGCCTTTAGCCGTCGTTTGAAAGAAGAAGGCGTATATGTAAAATCCATCGTATTCCCAACTGTTCCTAAAGGTACAGGTCGAGTGCGTAATATGCCAACAGCTGCACATACAAAAGAAATGTTAGATCAAGCATTAGCAGCATTTGAAAAAGTTGGTAAAGAACTAGGTACAATTAAATAA
- a CDS encoding M20 family metallopeptidase, whose product MFDWFQLAQQKESRMVQVRRYLHQYPELSFEEHHTHDFIMNQLSQLSCEIRTPVGRNGIVATFKGQGDGPTVALRADFDALPIDELTDVSYKSKNPGAMHACGHDGHTAILLGVAEIIENHLSSLNGDVVLIFQYGEEIMPGGSQEMIDDGCLSNVDKIYGNHLWTGYPTGMIYSRPGAMMASPDEFNITIQGKGGHGAKPHETIDPVVIMAEFIMSAQKIVSRTIDPVKQAVISFGMVQAGSADNIIPDSAFCKGTVRTFDTEVQSHIITKMDKLLQGLALANDITYTLDYVKGYLPVHNHPNNYEIVKQAANEMNLRFYESELMMIGEDFSHYLKVRPGAFFLTGCGNPEKETTHPHHSPNFNIDEKAMKYAACEFLKILELENVIVKAP is encoded by the coding sequence TTGTTTGATTGGTTTCAACTAGCACAACAAAAAGAAAGTAGGATGGTGCAAGTACGTCGTTATCTACACCAATATCCTGAATTATCATTTGAAGAACATCACACACATGACTTTATCATGAATCAATTAAGTCAATTATCTTGCGAGATACGTACACCAGTTGGTAGAAATGGTATTGTTGCAACATTCAAAGGACAGGGTGATGGCCCTACAGTTGCCTTACGTGCCGACTTCGATGCCTTACCAATAGATGAATTAACAGACGTATCATATAAATCTAAAAATCCAGGTGCCATGCATGCATGTGGCCATGACGGTCATACAGCAATCTTACTTGGTGTGGCAGAAATTATTGAGAATCATTTATCCTCACTAAATGGCGATGTTGTATTAATCTTTCAATATGGTGAAGAAATTATGCCAGGCGGCTCACAAGAAATGATTGATGATGGTTGTCTCAGCAACGTAGACAAAATTTATGGTAATCATTTATGGACAGGTTATCCAACAGGTATGATTTATTCACGTCCTGGTGCTATGATGGCATCTCCCGATGAATTTAATATCACCATTCAAGGTAAAGGCGGCCATGGTGCTAAACCCCATGAAACGATTGATCCAGTAGTAATTATGGCAGAATTCATTATGAGTGCTCAGAAGATTGTCTCACGAACAATTGATCCAGTTAAACAAGCTGTGATAAGCTTTGGTATGGTTCAAGCAGGTTCAGCCGACAATATTATTCCTGACTCTGCTTTCTGTAAAGGCACCGTTCGTACCTTTGATACAGAAGTCCAAAGTCATATTATCACTAAAATGGACAAATTATTGCAGGGGCTTGCTCTAGCAAATGACATTACTTATACATTAGATTATGTTAAAGGCTACCTACCTGTACACAATCATCCAAATAATTATGAAATTGTTAAACAAGCTGCAAATGAGATGAATTTACGTTTCTATGAATCTGAGTTAATGATGATTGGTGAAGATTTCTCACACTATTTAAAAGTTCGCCCTGGTGCATTCTTTTTAACTGGTTGTGGTAATCCAGAAAAAGAGACTACACACCCACATCATAGCCCGAACTTCAATATTGATGAAAAGGCAATGAAATATGCAGCATGCGAATTCCTAAAAATCCTTGAACTCGAAAACGTAATTGTTAAAGCACCTTAG